One segment of Rosa chinensis cultivar Old Blush chromosome 6, RchiOBHm-V2, whole genome shotgun sequence DNA contains the following:
- the LOC112169366 gene encoding protein CHROMATIN REMODELING 25 yields the protein MEDEEEVISLSDSSSDSSSSDDYTADPHDLDLGEEEEEEDQELENEPEVQNDDVRENRRRPKARPPLPPPSGKDRKSKNVDALLSGNLVVKRQPLLPRVLSVTEGATVCRKPFKPPCSKGYDDGNDQLARRLSARRRFVPWGGSSSAPFFPVIERFPSLPNDAEKDVVEESVTLPPGIDPLVLWQPEEFEDGDANMVQIVVDPLLVRFLRPHQREGVQFMFDCAAGINSAANIHGCILADDMGLGKTLQSITLLYTLLYQGFDGKSMVKKAIIVTPTSLVSNWEAEIKKWVGDRVCLIALCESTRDDVVSGIDQFTSARSRLQVLIVSYETFRMHCTKFSHSESCDLLICDEAHRLKNDQTMTNRALAALSCKRRILLSGTPMQNDLEEFFAMVNFTNPGILGDAAHFRRYYEAPIICGREPNACEEERKLGLERSSELSAKVNQFILRRTNALLSNHLPPKIIEVVCCKLTPLQLDLYNHFIHSKNVKRAISEDTKQTKILAYITALKKLCNHPKLIYDTIKSGSPGTSGFEDCIRFFPPQMFSGRSGSWTGGDGAWVELSGKMHVLARLLAQLRKKTDDRIVLVSNYTQTLDLFAQLCRERRYPYLRLDGTTSISKRQKLVNQFNDPSKVEFAFLLSSKAGGCGLNLIGGNRLVLFDPDWNPANDKQAAARVWRDGQKKRVYIYRFLSTGTIEEKVYQRQMSKEGLQKVIQKEQADSPMAQGNLSIEDLRDLFTFHENVRSDVHEKMNCNRCQTYHDTPQSTAEEDINQSTYKSSESALEISDIGGFAEITGCLQKLKSSEKQIGTPLEEDLSNWGHHFFSTSVPDAILQASAGDEVTFVFTNQVDGKLVPIESKASPKMQGEEGKENIFKSKQNLNQKSMLMSWQRKPLESLSSSVNTARSTLSAPFRPSQNTTVQSGITSIKGSVALKPKLSLGNRLPQKRSSPDTVEHDDDFQ from the exons atggaagacgaagaagaagtcATCTCACTCTCCGATTCCTCCTCCGATTCCAGTTCCAGCGACGACTACACTGCCGACCCACACGACTTGGATCtcggagaggaagaagaagaagaagatcaagagCTCGAAAACGAACCAGAGGTTCAAAACGACGACGTACGCGAGAATCGTCGGAGACCCAAGGCCCGCCCTCCGCTTCCGCCGCCGTCCGGAAAAGATCGGAAATCGAAGAATGTCGATGCTCTCCTAAG CGGCAACCTTGTGGTGAAAAGACAGCCTCTTCTTCCACGAGTTCTGTCGGTGACGGAAGGAGCAACAGTTTGTAGGAAACCGTTTAAACCACCATGCTCCAAAGGCTATGATGATGGAAATGACCAGCTCGCTCGGCGTCTCTCAGCACGCAGACGGTTTGTTCCCTGGGGCGGTTCATCAAGTGCACCGTTTTTTCCAGTTATTGAGAGGTTTCCTAGTTTGCCAAATGATGCTGAGAAAGATGTAGTGGAAGAGAGTGTGACCCTGCCACCTGGAATTGATCCTTTGGTCTTGTGGCAACCTGAAGAATTCGAGGATGGGGATGCTAATATGGTGCAGATAGTAGTGGACCCTCTGCTTGTTCGTTTCCTTCGACCACATCAAAG AGAAGGGGTTCAATTCATGTTTGATTGTGCTGCGGGCATAAATAGTGCTGCAAATATACATGGATGTATTCTTGCAGATGATATGGG TTTGGGAAAGACATTGCAGTCAATCACATTACTTTATACCCTTCTTTACCAAGGGTTTGATGGGAAATCAATGGTTAAAAAGGCCATTATAGTCACTCCCACCAGTCTTGTGAGCAATTGGGAGGCTGAGATAAAGAAGTGGGTCGGAGACAGAGTTTGCCTCATTGCTCTGTGTGAAAGTACCAGAGATGATGTTGTTTCTGGAATTGATCAGTTCACAAGTGCTCGCAGCCGTTTGCAG GTTCTAATTGTTTCTTACGAAACATTCCGAATGCATTGTACAAAGTTTAGCCACAGTGAATCGTGTGACCTTCTTATATGTGATGAGGCTCACAGGCTAAAGAATGACCAAACGATGACGAATAGG GCATTGGCTGCTCTTTCATGCAAGCGGAGGATTTTGTTGTCAGGAACTCCAATGCAG AATGACCTAGAAGAGTTCTTTGCCATGGTCAACTTCACTAATCCAGGAATCTTAGGTGATGCTGCACATTTTCGTCGCTACTATGAG GCACCTATCATTTGTGGAAGAGAACCTAATGCCTGTGAAGAAGAGAGGAAACTAGGTCTTGAGCGCTCTTCAGAACTCAGTGCAAAAGTTAATCAG TTTATACTGCGGAGGACTAATGCACTACTTTCAAATCACCTGCCACCAAAG ATAATTGAAGTTGTCTGTTGCAAGTTGACTCCTCTCCAATTGGACCTTTATAACCATTTTATACATTCCAAAAAT GTTAAACGAGCAATCTCAGAAGACACAAAGCAAACAAAAATATTAGCTTATATAACTGCTTTAAAGAAGCTATGCAATCATCCAAAG CTCATCTATGATACTATAAAAAGTGGAAGTCCAGGAACTTCAGGTTTTGAGGACTGCATTCGCTTTTTCCCTCCACAGATGTTCTCTGGAAG ATCTGGATCATGGACTGGCGGAGATGGGGCTTGGGTTGAACTGTCAGGAAAGATGCATGTTTTAGCTAGGTTACTTGCCCAATTACGAAAGAAGACTGATGACCGTATTGTCCTTGTCTCAAACTATACGCAG ACACTGGACCTTTTTGCCCAATTATGCCGAGAAAGAAGATACCCATATTTGAGGCTTGACGGAACAACTTCTATCAGTAAAAGACAGAAATTAGTAAACCAATTCAATGACCCCTCAAAG GTTGAATTTGCATTTCTCTTAAGCAGTAAGGCTGGTGGCTGTGGTCTCAATTTGATAGGCGGAAATCGACTGGTGTTGTTTGATCCTGATTGGAATCCAGCGAATGATAAACAA GCTGCTGCTAGAGTTTGGAGGGATGGGCAAAAGAAGAGAGTATACATTTATAGATTTTTGAGTACTGGAACAATCGAAGAAAAG GTCTACCAACGTCAGATGTCAAAAGAAGGGCTTCAAAAAGTTATTCAGAAGGAACAAGCCGATAGCCCGATGGCACAG GGGAATCTTTCAATTGAGGACCTACGCGATTTGTTCACATTTCATGAGAATGTGAG gTCTGATGTGCATGAGAAGATGAACTGCAACCGTTGTCAAACTTATCATGATACACCTCAGAGTACAGCAGAGGAAGATATAAACCAATCAACTTATAAAAGCAGCGAGTCTGCACTAGAAATCTCTGATATAGGTGGATTTGCAGAAATTACTGGATGCTTACAGAAGTTAAAGAGCTCAGAAAAGCAG aTCGGGACACCTCTAGAGGAAGATTTAAGTAACTGGGGGCATCATTTCTTCTCTACTTCAGTACCCGATGCTATTCTCCAAGCTTCAGCTGGTGATGAG GTCACATTTGTTTTTACAAACCAAGTGGACGGGAAGCTTGTGCCTATAGAATCAAAAGCAAGTCCAAAGATGCagggagaagaaggaaaagagaatATTTTCAAATCAAAGCAAAACCTGAATCAGAAATCCATGCTAATGTCTTGGCAAAGAAAACCACTTGAATCTCTTTCTTCAAGTGTAAATACTGCCAGAAGCACCTTATCAGCCCCTTTCAGGCCCTCACAAAACACCACTGTGCAATCAGGGATAACCTCTATAAAGGGTTCAGTAGCATTGAAGCCTAAACTCTCTCTTGGAAATCGGTTGCCCCAGAAAAGATCTTCTCCTGATACTGTTGAACATGATGATGATTTTCAGTAA